The Lonchura striata isolate bLonStr1 chromosome 5, bLonStr1.mat, whole genome shotgun sequence genome window below encodes:
- the MCM5 gene encoding DNA replication licensing factor MCM5, with protein MSGFDDPGIYYSDSFGGDAPVDEGQVRKSQLQKRFKEFLRQYRVGTDRTGFTFKYRDELKRHYNLGQYWVEVEMEDLASFDEDLADYLYKQPSEHLQLLEEAAKEVADEVTRPRPSGEETLQDIQVMLRSDANAANIRSLKSDQMSHLVKIPGIVIAATPVRAKATRITIQCRSCRNTISNIAVRPGLEGYALPRKCNTEQAGRPKCPLDPYFIMPDKCKCVDFQVLKLQESPDAVPHGEMPRHLQLYCDRYLCDKVVPGNRVTIMGIYSIKKSAQSKNKSRYSVGVGIRSAYIRVVGIQVDTEGSGHNFSGSVTPQEEEELRRLAAMPNIYETIAKSIAPSIYGSTDIKKAIACLLFGGSRKRLPDGLTRRGDINLLMLGDPGTAKSQLLKFVEKCSPIGVYTSGKGSSAAGLTASVIRDPVSRNFFMEGGAMVLADGGVVCIDEFDKMREDDRVAIHEAMEQQTISIAKAGITTTLNSRCSVLAAANSVFGRWDETKGEENIDFMPTILSRFDMIFIVKDEHNEERDMTLAKHVMALHVSALTQTQAVEGEIELNKLKKLISFCRTRCGPRLSAGAAEKLKNRYILMRSGTRQHEQESDRRSSIPITVRQLEAIVRIAESLAKMRLQPFATETDVEEALRLFHVSTLDAAMSGNLSGAEGFTTQEDQEMLSRIEKQLKRRFAIGSQVSEHSIVQDFMRQKYPEHAIYKVLQLMMRRGEIQHRMQRKVLYRIK; from the exons ATGTCCGGCTTCGACGACCCCGGCATTTACTACAGCGACAGTTTTGGGGGAGACGCGCCCGTGGATGAGGGGCAGGTTCGGAAGTCGCAGCTGCAGAAGCGGTTCAAGGAGTTCCTGCGGCAGTACCGGGTGGGCACGGACCGGACGGGCTTCACTTTCAAATACAG GGATGAGCTCAAGCGGCACTACAACCTGGGGCAGTACTGGGTGGAGGTGGAGATGGAAGACTTGGCCAGCTTTGATGAAGATCTCGCAGACTATCTGTACAAGCAACCATCAGAGCACCTGCAGCTG TTGGAAGAAGCAGCAAAAGAAGTTGCCGATGAGGTCACTCGTCCTCGCCCCTCTGGAGAGGAGACTCTCCAGGACATCCAGGTGATGCTGAGGTCAGATGCCAACGCAGCCAACATCCGCAGCCTGAAG TCTGACCAGATGTCCCACCTTGTGAAGATCCCTGGGATTGTAATTGCAGCAACCCCCGTGAGAGCCAAAGCCACCAGAATCACCATCCAGTGCCGCAGCTGCCGCAACACCATCAGCAACATCGCGGTGCGCCCGGGCCTGGAGGGCTACGCTCTGCCCAGGAAATGCAACAC AGAACAAGCTGGCCGCCCAAAGTGCCCTCTGGACCCGTATTTTATCATGCCAGATAAGTGCAAGTGCGTGGATTTCCAGGTCCTGAAACTGCAGGAGTCTCCAGATGCCGTGCCACACGGGGAGATGCCCCGGCACTTGCAGCTCTACTGTGACAG GTACCTGTGTGACAAAGTTGTCCCAGGGAACAGAGTCACTATCATGGGGATCTACTCCATCAAGAAATCTGCGCAGAGCAAGAACAAAAGCCGCTACAGTGTGGGCGTGGGCATCCGGAGCGCTTACATCCGCGTGGTGGGCATCCAGGTGGACACAGAGGGCTCAG GACATAACTTCAGTGGCTCGGTGACCcctcaggaggaggaggaacttCGTCGCCTTGCTGCCATGCCCAACATCTACGAGACCATTGCCAAGAGCATTGCGCCCTCCATCTATGGCAGCACTGACATCAAGAAGGCCATCGCCTGCCTCTTGTTTGGAGGCTCCCGCAAGAG GCTCCCGGATGGCCTGACCCGCAGAGGGGACATCAACTTGCTGATGCTGGGGGACCCTGGCACCGCCAAATCCCAGCTGCTGAAGTTTGTTGAGAAGTGTTCACCCATTGGG GTGTACACCTCAGGAAAAGGTAGCAGTGCTGCTGGCTTGACAGCCTCAGTGATCCGTGACCCTGTCTccaggaatttcttcatggaggGAGGAGCCATGGTGCTGGCAGACGGAGGAGTGGTGTGCATCGATGAGTTTGACAAG ATGCGGGAGGATGACCGTGTGGCCATCCATGAGGCGATGGAGCAGCAGACCATCTCCATTGCCAAG GCAGGAATCACAACAACACTCAACTCCCGCTGCTCGGTTCTGGCAGCTGCCAACTCTGTCTTTGGGCGCTGGGATGAGACCAAGGGCGAGGAGAACATTGATTTTATGCCCACCATCCTGTCCCGATTTGACATGATCTTCATCGTTAAGGATGAGCACAATGAGGAGCGAGACATG ACACTGGCCAAGCACGTGATGGCCTTACACGTGAGTGCCTTGACGCAGACCCAGGCCGTGGAGGGTGAGATCGAGCTGAACAAGCTGAAGAAGCTCATCTCCTTCTGTCGGAC GAGGTGTGGCCCTCGGCTGTCGGCAGGGGCGGCGGAGAAGCTGAAGAACCGCTACATCCTGATGCGCAGCGGCACCCGCCAGCACGAGCAGGAGAGCGACCGCCGCTCCAGCATCCCCATCACTGTCCG gcagctggaggCCATTGTGCGCATTGCCGAGTCCTTGGCGAAGATGAGGCTTCAGCCCTTTGCCACCGAGACAGATGTTGAGGAGGCCTTGCGGCTCTTCCACGTGTCCACGCTCGATGCGGCCATGTCGGGCAATCTGTCAG GGGCAGAAGGCTTCACGACACAGGAGGACCAGGAGATGCTGTCCCGCATTGAGAAGCAGCTCAAGCGCCGCTTTGCCATCGGCTCCCAGGTGTCCGAGCACAGCATCGTCCAGGACTTCATGCGGCAG AAGTACCCAGAACATGCCATCTACAAGGTGCTGCAGCTGATGATGCGGCGGGGGGAGATCCAGCACCGCATGCAGCGCAAGGTCCTGTACCGCATCAAGTGA
- the TOM1 gene encoding target of Myb1 membrane trafficking protein, whose translation MDFLLGNPFSSPVGQRIERATDGSLRSEDWALNMEICDIINETEEGPKDAFRAIKKRIVGNKNFHEVMLALTVLETCVKNCGHRFHVLVSSQDFVEGVLVRTILPKNNPPAIVHDKVLTLIQSWADAFRSSPYLTGVVAVYEDLRRKGLEFPMTDLDMLSPIHTPQRTVYSSNSQSGQNSPAVNSPQQMESILHPVTLPPGRAMSSDAPITPTPEQIGKLRSELEVVNGNTKVMSEMLTELVPSQAEPSDLELLQELNRTCRAMQQRVLELIPRVLHEQLTEELLLINDNLNNVFLRHERFERLRTGQPVKAPNEAENSLIDLGPNAPSALKQPEVTSNLSSQLAGMNLGSSSVSAGLHSLDTSGKLEEDFDMFALTRGSSLAEQRKGVKYEDPQATKGLAGALDARQQNTGAVPVPQANFMEDIEKWLSTDVGESEDPKGVTSEEFDKFLEERAKVADRLPTLSSSSAGTSLSPPAASHHRKQAKEDDAMFAL comes from the exons AGAGAGCTACTGATGGGTCCCTGCGGAGTGAGGACTGGGCTCTCAACATGGAGATCTGTGACATCATTAACGAGACTGAAGAAGG GCCCAAAGATGCATTCCGAGCCATTAAGAAGAGAATTGTAGGGAATAAGAACTTCCATGAAGTTATGCTGGCTTTGACG GTCCTGGAGACTTGTGTCAAGAACTGTGGCCATCGCTTCCACGTCCTTGTGTCCAGCCAGGACTTTGTAGAAGGTGTCCTGGTGAGAACAATCCTGCCAAAGAACAATCCACCTGCCATAGTGCATGACAAGGTGCTGACCCTCATCCAG TCCTGGGCGGACGCCTTCCGCAGCTCTCCATACTTGACTGGTGTCGTTGCTGTCTATGAAGACCTGAGACGGAAGGGTTTGGAGTTTCCCATGACTGATCTGGACATGCTGTCACCTATCCACACACCACAGAGG ACTGTGTATAGCTCCAACTCTCAATCTGGACAGAACTCACCTGCAGTCAACTCCCCTCAGCAGATGGAGTCCATCCTCCACCCTGTCACCCTGCCCCCCGGGAGGGCCATGTCCAGCGACGCGCCCATCACccccacaccagagcag ATCGGGAAGCTGCGCAGTGAGCTGGAAGTGGTGAATGGGAACACAAAGGTGATGTCAGAGATGTTGACAGAGCTGGTGCCATCCCAGGCCGAGCCTTctgacctggagctgctgcaa GAGCTGAATCGGACATGCAGAGCCATGCAGCAGCGAGTCCTGGAGCTGATTCCCCGTGTCCTCCATGAGCAACTCACTgaggagctgctcctcatcaATGACAACCTCAATAACGTGTTTCTGCGCCATGAAAG GTTCGAGCGACTTCGGACAGGACAGCCTGTTAAG gCACCAAATGAGGCAGAGAACAGCTTGATTGACCTGGGACCCAATGCTCCTTCAGCACTGAAACAGCCTGAAGTCACCAGCAACCTTTCCTCTCAGCTGGCTGGAATGA ACCTGGGCTCAAGCAGCGTAAGTGCAGGGCTGCACTCCCTCGACACTTCTGGCAAGCTGGAAGAAGACTTTGACATGTTTGCCCTGACCCGTGGCAGCTCACTGGCTGAGCAGCGGAAAGG GGTAAAATATGAAGACCCCCAAGCCACCAAAGGCCTTGCTGGTGCCCTGGATGCCCGGCAGCAGAACACGGGAGCG GTACCAGTTCCTCAAGCCAATTTCATGGAAGACATAGAAAAGTGGCTCTCCACTGATGTG GGAGAATCAGAGGATCCAAAAGGTGTCACCAGTGAAG AGTTTGACAAATTTCTGGAAGAGCGAGCAAAAGTTGCAGACCGCCTCCCCACTTTGtccagctcctcagcagggacatctctgtcccctcctgctgccagccatCATCGGAAGCAAGCAAAGGAAGATGATGCTATGTTTGCCTTGTGA
- the HMOX1 gene encoding heme oxygenase 1, whose product METSQPHSSERMSADLSELLKEATKEVHEQAENTPFMRNFQKGQVSLQEFKLVTASLYFIYSALEEEIERNKNNPVYAPVYFPAELHRKAALEEDLKYFYGRNWREEIPCPEATQKYVERLHYIGKNEPELLVAHAYTRYLGDLSGGQVLKKIAQKALQLPSTGEGLAFFTFDGVSNATKFKQLYRSRMNALEMDLATKKRVMEEAKKAFLLNIRVFEALQELVSKGQENGHPVQPKAELLRTRNINKSHEHGPAAGKEGERTKMRNTDTTPTTSLVRWIVALSFLAMTVAVGLFAM is encoded by the exons ATGGAAACTTCGCAGCCACACAGCTCCGAAAG GATGTCCGCAGACCTGTCAGAGCTGTTGAAGGAAGCTACCAAGGAGGTGCACGAGCAGGCAGAGAACACACCGTTCATGAGGAATTTCCAAAAGGGGCAGGTGTCACTCCAGGAGTTTAAG ctgGTTACAGCGTCCCTGTACTTTATCTACTCTGCTCTGGAGGAAGAGATCGAACGGAACAAGAACAATCCAGTTTATGCCCCTGTCTATTTTCCGGCGGAGCTGCACCGCAAAGCTGCCCTGGAGGAAGACTTGAAGTACTTCTATGGCAGGAACTGGAGGGAAGAGATCCCATGTCCTGAGGCGACTCAGAAATATGTTGAGAGGCTCCACTACATAGGCAAGAACGAGCCAGAGCTCCTGGTGGCCCATGCCTACACTCGCTATTTGGGAGACCTGTCTGGAGGGCAGGTGCTGAAGAAAATTGCCCAGAAGGCCCTccagctgcccagcactggggagggGCTGGCTTTCTTCACCTTTGATGGGGTCTCCAATGCCACCAAGTTCAAGCAGCTCTACCGCTCCCGCATGAATGCTCTCGAGATGGACCTTGCCACTAAGAAAAGAGTCATGGAGGAGGCCAAGAAAGCATTCCTGTTAAATATACGG GTGTTtgaggcactgcaggagctggtgtCCAAGGGCCAGGAGAATGGTCACCCTGTGCAGCCAAAAGCAGAGCTGCTTCGCACGAGGAACATCAACAAATCACATGAGCATG GtccagcagctgggaaggagggtgaGAGGACAAAGAtgagaaacacagacacaacACCCACCACTTCCCTGGTGCGGTGGATTGTGGCACTCAGCTTCCTCGCCATGACGGTCGCCGTGGGCTTGTTTGCCATGTGA